In one Methanobrevibacter arboriphilus genomic region, the following are encoded:
- a CDS encoding DMT family transporter translates to MNPWIFIVLFGLIEIGWAYTLKLSEMYTKPLYAGINIILMIVSLYFLTKTLKKIPLGTVYAIWVLLDI, encoded by the coding sequence TTGAATCCATGGATCTTTATTGTTTTGTTTGGTTTGATTGAAATTGGTTGGGCTTACACACTTAAACTCTCAGAAATGTATACAAAGCCCCTTTATGCAGGCATTAATATTATTCTAATGATTGTGAGTCTGTATTTTTTAACTAAAACTTTAAAAAAAATACCATTAGGTACTGTTTATGCAATTTGGGTGCTATTGGATATTTAA